A single region of the Streptomyces sp. NBC_01381 genome encodes:
- a CDS encoding SDR family NAD(P)-dependent oxidoreductase → MDSSAPDALDLSSKVAVVTGSGQGLGLAYATTLAAAGAAVVVNDIDPEAAERAAKSLRDAGARAVAEPVAVGTSEAADRLVARAVDEFGRLDVLVTNAGILRDRVLWKMTDEDFDAVVSTHLRGTFTCARAAAVRMREQGEGGSLILVGSPAGQRGNFGQTNYAAAKAGIAAMARTWSMELAKARITVNAIVPVAATAMTETIPAFAPYIEALRERGEPLPGFLRKGEGFGTPEDCAALVPFLASDAARDVTGQCVGIGGDRLTLWSHPQEVNTAYVDGGWSPETIAAAWHTSVGSAPQSVGIPAPKTPEAAKASKAPVA, encoded by the coding sequence CTGGACTCCTCCGCTCCCGATGCCCTCGATCTCAGCAGCAAGGTCGCCGTCGTCACCGGCTCCGGGCAGGGCCTCGGACTCGCGTACGCCACCACCCTCGCCGCGGCCGGCGCCGCCGTCGTCGTCAACGACATCGATCCCGAAGCCGCCGAGCGGGCCGCCAAGTCCCTGCGGGATGCGGGCGCACGCGCCGTCGCCGAGCCCGTCGCCGTCGGCACCTCCGAGGCCGCAGACCGCCTGGTGGCCCGCGCCGTCGACGAGTTCGGCCGGCTCGACGTGCTCGTCACCAACGCGGGCATCCTGCGCGACCGCGTGCTGTGGAAGATGACCGACGAGGATTTCGATGCCGTCGTCAGCACCCATCTCCGGGGTACGTTCACCTGCGCTCGCGCCGCTGCCGTCCGTATGCGGGAGCAGGGCGAGGGCGGCAGTCTGATCCTGGTGGGCTCGCCCGCCGGCCAGCGCGGCAACTTCGGGCAGACCAACTACGCCGCCGCCAAGGCGGGCATCGCCGCGATGGCCCGTACCTGGTCGATGGAGCTGGCCAAGGCCCGCATCACCGTCAACGCGATCGTGCCGGTCGCCGCCACCGCCATGACCGAGACCATCCCCGCCTTCGCGCCCTACATTGAGGCGCTGCGGGAGCGGGGCGAGCCGCTGCCCGGCTTCCTGCGCAAGGGCGAGGGCTTCGGCACCCCCGAGGACTGCGCCGCCCTCGTCCCCTTCCTCGCATCGGACGCGGCCCGCGACGTCACGGGGCAGTGCGTCGGCATCGGCGGCGACCGCCTCACCCTGTGGTCACACCCGCAGGAGGTCAACACGGCGTACGTGGACGGGGGTTGGAGCCCGGAGACGATCGCCGCCGCCTGGCACACCTCCGTGGGCAGCGCCCCGCAGTCCGTCGGCATCCCCGCGCCGAAGACACCGGAGGCGGCGAAGGCATCGAAGGCGCCGGTCGCGTGA
- a CDS encoding MarR family winged helix-turn-helix transcriptional regulator — protein sequence MTAPRTPDATTSARPVDADEPWMRELHADTGYLLYRLGLRSGQMFNSALQESGLRLRHYALLRYLATVEGALQRELSTALGYDPSAIVGLVDDLQGLSLVERRPAPGDRRSRIVVLTDKGRAYLRDSDATSRVTDELTAPLSREERATLHALLLRVARPQ from the coding sequence ATGACCGCTCCCAGGACCCCCGACGCCACCACGTCCGCCCGGCCCGTCGACGCGGACGAGCCATGGATGCGCGAGCTGCACGCCGACACCGGCTACCTCCTCTACCGGCTCGGTCTGCGCTCGGGACAGATGTTCAACTCCGCACTCCAGGAGTCGGGCCTCCGGCTGCGCCACTACGCACTGCTGCGCTACCTGGCCACCGTCGAGGGCGCCCTGCAGCGGGAGTTGAGCACGGCGCTCGGCTATGACCCGAGCGCCATCGTCGGCCTGGTCGACGACCTCCAGGGGCTCAGTCTCGTCGAACGCCGCCCGGCCCCCGGCGACCGCCGCAGCCGCATCGTCGTGCTCACCGACAAGGGCCGCGCCTACCTGCGCGACAGCGACGCGACAAGCCGGGTGACCGACGAGCTGACCGCGCCGCTGTCGCGGGAGGAACGGGCGACCCTGCACGCGCTGCTGCTGCGGGTCGCCCGGCCCCAGTGA
- a CDS encoding MFS transporter: MAPTELTEAGPRRLNAGYRELIRVPGFWRLATVGMVSKIPPAMAGLSLLLLIGRDYSYTTAGLAVSGSAIGQGLTAPLRGRLVDRHSPRPVLLTCLAGYLTATVLLLLAVRGRGSVATVVALAGAMGASAPPVAVMMRSAWRCSTGTRTTATAMSLDSSMMGAALIGGPVLASWLSLSVSPVAAFAVIALMTAVAVGLLLNSPYEQPSSAGPRRRLGPLVSAPLRRLLAANGLFVAAVTAVDVVLPIYAQEHHAAGFTGLYLAVLSIGSILGSFALGAVPNLLSRGRVISALLGVFAAGSGALALATRFSPLAVLLICPLAGLAIGSAFAALRTVGGDLAPEGQAAETMSWLSSVDMAGGAIGAAVFAHIAVAEGSRGALLLIPAVLCLAAVIGWSTRERGRALSPAPRQAGA, from the coding sequence ATGGCACCCACGGAGCTGACCGAGGCCGGGCCGCGACGGCTGAACGCCGGCTACCGGGAACTGATACGGGTTCCCGGCTTCTGGCGGCTCGCCACCGTCGGCATGGTGTCGAAGATCCCGCCCGCCATGGCCGGCCTGAGCCTGCTGCTTCTGATCGGCCGCGACTACTCGTACACGACCGCAGGTCTCGCGGTCAGTGGCTCGGCGATCGGTCAGGGCCTGACCGCGCCCCTTCGCGGACGGCTGGTCGACCGCCATTCACCCCGCCCTGTCCTGCTCACCTGTCTCGCCGGATACCTGACGGCCACCGTCCTGCTGCTCCTGGCGGTGCGCGGCCGCGGATCCGTCGCCACCGTCGTCGCGCTCGCCGGAGCCATGGGGGCGAGTGCCCCTCCCGTGGCCGTCATGATGCGCTCGGCCTGGCGCTGCTCCACGGGCACCCGGACGACGGCCACGGCGATGTCCCTCGACTCGTCCATGATGGGTGCCGCGCTGATCGGCGGTCCGGTGCTCGCCAGTTGGCTGAGTCTGTCGGTCTCGCCCGTCGCGGCCTTCGCCGTCATCGCGCTCATGACGGCCGTTGCGGTCGGCCTGCTGCTCAACTCCCCGTACGAGCAACCGAGTTCGGCTGGACCCAGGCGCCGGCTCGGGCCGCTGGTGTCCGCGCCCCTTCGACGTCTGCTGGCCGCGAACGGCCTCTTCGTCGCGGCGGTCACCGCCGTGGACGTGGTGCTGCCCATCTACGCGCAGGAGCACCACGCGGCGGGTTTCACCGGCCTGTACCTGGCGGTCCTGTCCATCGGGAGCATCCTGGGCAGCTTCGCCCTGGGAGCCGTACCGAACCTGCTGTCCCGGGGGCGTGTGATCTCCGCACTGCTCGGCGTGTTCGCCGCGGGTTCCGGTGCCCTGGCGCTGGCCACCCGGTTCTCCCCACTGGCCGTCCTGCTGATCTGCCCGCTCGCGGGCCTGGCGATCGGCTCCGCCTTCGCGGCCCTGCGCACGGTCGGCGGCGACCTCGCGCCCGAGGGGCAGGCCGCGGAGACGATGTCCTGGCTCAGCAGCGTCGACATGGCGGGCGGCGCGATCGGGGCGGCCGTGTTCGCGCACATCGCGGTCGCGGAGGGAAGCAGGGGCGCGCTGCTGCTGATACCGGCGGTCCTCTGCCTCGCCGCGGTGATCGGCTGGAGCACCCGGGAGCGCGGCCGAGCCCTCAGTCCCGCCCCTCGGCAAGCCGGCGCTTGA
- a CDS encoding MerR family transcriptional regulator, with the protein MDGDTLYSIGDLARRTGLTVKTVRFYSDEGIVPPAGRSPSGYRLYGTDAVARLGLVRTLRELGVDLASIRKVVDREVSLPEVAAAHADALDVQIRVLRLRRAVLTAVAKRGSTPEELDLMHQLAKLSEAERRRLVDDFLGSVFDGLRDHPAFAAVVRSMTPELPESPEAEQVEAWVELAELFQDTDFRSTMRGMARDLATDRALDDATGLPRILADAVRAQVTPALTVGIDPASPEADPIVSALTAHYAHIVGLPDDPALQRRLAARLESMGDPRRDRYLQLLAVINGWPAPESLAPPLAWIVQALRVRLP; encoded by the coding sequence ATGGACGGCGACACGCTCTACTCGATCGGTGATCTGGCCCGGCGGACCGGTCTGACGGTCAAGACGGTCAGGTTCTACTCCGACGAGGGGATCGTGCCGCCCGCCGGCCGCAGCCCGTCCGGCTACCGCCTGTACGGCACCGACGCCGTCGCCCGCCTCGGCCTCGTACGCACCCTGCGTGAACTGGGCGTCGATCTCGCCTCGATCAGGAAGGTCGTGGACCGGGAGGTCTCGCTGCCCGAGGTCGCCGCGGCGCACGCCGACGCCCTCGACGTGCAGATCCGCGTGCTGCGTCTGCGGCGTGCGGTGCTCACAGCGGTGGCCAAGAGGGGCTCCACCCCAGAGGAGTTGGACCTCATGCACCAGTTGGCCAAGCTCTCCGAGGCCGAACGTCGACGCCTGGTCGACGACTTCCTCGGGTCTGTCTTCGACGGACTGCGTGACCACCCCGCCTTCGCGGCGGTCGTCCGCTCGATGACCCCCGAGCTGCCCGAGAGCCCCGAAGCCGAACAGGTCGAGGCGTGGGTGGAGCTCGCCGAACTGTTCCAGGACACGGATTTCCGCTCCACCATGCGGGGAATGGCCCGCGACCTGGCGACCGACCGGGCCCTCGACGACGCCACGGGCCTGCCCCGCATCCTCGCTGATGCCGTCCGTGCGCAGGTCACCCCGGCTCTGACGGTCGGCATCGACCCGGCATCCCCCGAGGCCGATCCGATCGTGTCGGCGCTCACGGCGCACTATGCCCACATCGTCGGGCTGCCCGACGACCCCGCCCTCCAGCGGCGGTTGGCGGCTCGCCTGGAGAGCATGGGCGACCCCCGCAGGGACCGCTATCTGCAACTGCTCGCCGTGATCAACGGATGGCCCGCCCCGGAGAGTCTGGCGCCGCCGCTCGCCTGGATCGTGCAGGCGCTGCGTGTCCGGTTGCCTTGA
- a CDS encoding amidohydrolase family protein, producing MDVADLVAIDVHTHAEVSAKGAASLSAELDTASASYFKVEGDRKPTLPEIAAYYRERRMAAVVFTVDAESATGTAPVPNEEIAEAAAEHPDVLIPFASIDPFRGRAGVRRARRLVEEYGVRGFKFHPSIQGFFPNDRALAYELYEVIEETGAIALFHTGQTGIGAGVPGGGGIRLKYSNPMCVDDVAADFPQLKIILAHPSFPWQDEALAVATHKPGVHIDLSGWSPKYFPPQLVQYANTLLKDKVLFGSDHPVLTPDRWLADFEKLQIKDEVRPKILKGNAARLLGLG from the coding sequence ATGGACGTCGCAGACCTCGTCGCCATCGACGTCCACACCCACGCCGAGGTCTCCGCCAAGGGCGCGGCCTCCCTCTCCGCCGAACTCGACACCGCGTCCGCCTCGTACTTCAAGGTCGAGGGCGACCGGAAGCCCACCCTGCCCGAGATCGCCGCGTACTACCGCGAACGGCGGATGGCCGCCGTCGTCTTCACGGTCGACGCCGAGTCGGCCACCGGCACGGCACCCGTTCCCAACGAGGAGATCGCCGAGGCCGCCGCCGAACACCCCGACGTCCTCATCCCGTTCGCCTCCATCGACCCGTTCCGCGGCCGGGCAGGCGTGCGCCGGGCGCGGCGGCTCGTCGAGGAGTACGGCGTGCGGGGCTTCAAGTTCCACCCGAGCATCCAGGGGTTTTTCCCCAACGACCGTGCGCTCGCCTATGAGTTGTACGAGGTGATCGAGGAGACCGGCGCCATCGCCCTCTTCCACACAGGCCAGACCGGCATCGGCGCGGGCGTCCCCGGGGGCGGCGGCATCCGCCTGAAGTACTCGAACCCGATGTGCGTGGACGACGTAGCCGCCGACTTCCCCCAGCTGAAGATCATCCTCGCCCATCCGTCCTTCCCCTGGCAGGACGAGGCCCTGGCCGTGGCCACGCACAAGCCGGGCGTGCACATCGACCTCTCCGGCTGGTCCCCGAAGTACTTCCCGCCGCAGCTCGTCCAGTACGCCAACACGCTGCTCAAGGACAAGGTCCTCTTCGGCTCCGACCACCCGGTCCTCACGCCCGACCGCTGGCTGGCCGACTTCGAGAAGCTGCAGATCAAGGACGAGGTCCGCCCCAAGATCCTCAAGGGGAACGCGGCCCGCCTCCTCGGCCTCGGCTGA
- a CDS encoding tetratricopeptide repeat protein: protein MTERLLVDLGADGRAQVSSWPAAEQYPRPAGDPTECVWPLDEQEMADLRWYLEQYLRMPFGVYEQRGPQVAAKLPEWGARIFAALFATEEAKAAYVAARARSGPVEIVLRSGSAERLGLPWELMTDPGRTVPIGLDQVAISRSLQTGDMQQVFTVPGSRLRVLMVISRPAGEADVGYQMIARPLLRRLEAVRGSVDLVVLRPPTLERLGQVLAQAREAGEPFQVVHFDGHGVFGQATVAGAWGPLMFQHPGPQGMLVFEKPSGGSDLVPAGRVAQVLAGAQVPVVVLNACQSAEVGSQVEAAVATRLLQEGVASVVAMAYSVYAVAASEFMAAFYERLFAGDRMAEAVSAGRRRLALRDERPSLKGKLALSDWMVPVLYTRSEVRFPGLRTEREAGDSLDGILDQLREEPETGQRARQGQELVAEGEFVGRDKLLYKLEVAARLQRVVILHGPGGTGKTELAKEFGRWYRDTGALGRPEWVIWHSFEPGVASFGLEGVINTVGRCVFGDQVDSPFLRQDAAQRQATVEKLLKSRRLLLVWDNFESVHEMPDPGQATPPLSKQEQESMQEFLTLVARDGKSTIIITSRSAEPWLGTGFRRVRVGGLEIEEAAQYAEDLLAPYPDTRKSRESRAFGEVMQWLDGHPLSMRLVLPHLDTTAARDLLEGLQGVKALPGEDDGGRTTSLPASIAYSFDHLPGDDQRAMNVLSLLHGVADADVLRAFSAVPELPEQFRDRTADEWEQLLERAAAVGLLVPLRSRMYRIHPALPACLAARWKSEAGAAYGDQRTAAVLGLLSAHSSFSTWLSDQLGSGDAQLAMALLTLHHRMLGNMLGYSLDHHLWEHAHALVQALDEHWKMRGLDEEARGWLDRVRLAVEAPDGTPPDLSTVAGTLWGFAVGSQANRALRAGQLDDAESAYRAILRALEDGHGSPAQRREIAATYHQLGAVAQDRGRLEEAEEWYRKSLTIEEELRNRPGMATSYHQLGRVAQDRGRLEEAEEWYRKSLTIKEELHNRPAMASTYHQLGSVAQDRGQLDEAEEWYRKSLTIKEELHNRPGKATSYHQLGRVAQDRGRLDEAEEWYRKSLTIKEELHNRPAMASTYHQLGVVTQDRGQLDEAEEWYRKSLTIKEELHNRPGMAASYHQLGLVAQDRGRLDEAEEWYRKSLTIEEELHNRPGMAASYGQLGHLAEARGQHSAALEWTVQCVALFEEFPHPATGPGPHHLSRLSQELGIEALERAWQSITGKPLPLQVRQYILASPPSAD from the coding sequence GTGACAGAGCGACTGCTGGTGGACCTGGGAGCGGACGGCCGGGCGCAGGTGTCGTCGTGGCCCGCTGCGGAGCAGTACCCCCGCCCTGCCGGAGATCCCACGGAATGCGTGTGGCCGCTGGACGAGCAGGAAATGGCGGACCTTCGCTGGTATCTGGAGCAGTACCTTCGGATGCCGTTCGGCGTGTATGAGCAGCGCGGGCCGCAGGTTGCGGCGAAGTTGCCGGAGTGGGGCGCCCGGATCTTCGCTGCGCTCTTCGCCACGGAGGAAGCGAAGGCGGCGTACGTGGCGGCCCGGGCGAGGAGCGGGCCCGTCGAGATCGTGCTGCGGTCGGGGTCTGCCGAACGGCTGGGCCTGCCATGGGAGTTGATGACTGATCCGGGGCGCACGGTCCCGATCGGGCTCGATCAGGTGGCGATCTCCCGGAGCTTGCAGACCGGCGACATGCAGCAGGTGTTCACCGTCCCCGGTTCGCGGCTGCGCGTGTTGATGGTGATCTCCCGTCCGGCCGGCGAGGCGGACGTCGGGTATCAGATGATCGCCCGGCCACTGCTGCGCCGCCTGGAGGCGGTACGCGGGAGTGTGGACCTGGTGGTGCTGCGGCCCCCGACCCTGGAGCGACTGGGGCAAGTCCTGGCGCAGGCGCGGGAAGCCGGTGAGCCGTTCCAGGTCGTGCACTTCGACGGCCACGGAGTCTTCGGCCAGGCGACGGTGGCCGGCGCCTGGGGTCCGCTGATGTTCCAACACCCAGGCCCCCAGGGCATGCTGGTGTTCGAGAAGCCGAGCGGGGGCAGCGACCTGGTGCCCGCGGGGCGGGTGGCACAGGTGCTGGCCGGGGCGCAGGTGCCGGTGGTCGTCCTCAACGCCTGCCAGTCGGCCGAAGTCGGCTCGCAGGTCGAGGCGGCGGTGGCGACCCGGTTGCTGCAGGAGGGTGTGGCCTCGGTGGTGGCGATGGCGTACAGCGTGTACGCGGTGGCCGCGTCGGAGTTCATGGCCGCCTTCTACGAGCGACTGTTCGCCGGCGACCGCATGGCCGAGGCGGTCTCGGCGGGGCGGCGTCGACTCGCTCTGCGCGATGAGCGGCCCTCGCTGAAGGGGAAGCTGGCGCTTTCGGACTGGATGGTCCCGGTCCTGTACACCCGCAGCGAGGTGCGGTTCCCCGGCTTGCGTACCGAGCGCGAGGCAGGGGATTCACTGGACGGCATCCTCGACCAGCTGCGCGAAGAGCCCGAGACCGGGCAGAGGGCACGTCAGGGCCAGGAGCTGGTGGCAGAAGGCGAGTTCGTCGGCCGCGACAAGCTGCTCTACAAGCTGGAGGTCGCCGCCCGGTTGCAGCGTGTCGTGATCCTGCACGGTCCCGGTGGAACGGGGAAGACGGAACTGGCCAAAGAGTTCGGCCGGTGGTATCGCGACACGGGCGCGCTCGGCCGGCCGGAGTGGGTGATCTGGCACTCCTTCGAGCCTGGTGTGGCCTCATTCGGGCTCGAAGGTGTCATCAACACCGTCGGGCGTTGTGTCTTCGGGGATCAGGTCGACTCCCCGTTTCTCCGTCAGGATGCCGCACAACGCCAAGCCACAGTGGAGAAGTTACTCAAGAGCCGTCGGCTGCTGCTGGTGTGGGACAACTTCGAATCAGTGCACGAAATGCCCGATCCGGGGCAAGCCACGCCACCCCTCTCCAAGCAGGAACAGGAATCCATGCAGGAATTCCTCACCCTCGTGGCCCGTGACGGCAAGAGCACCATCATCATCACCAGCCGCTCCGCAGAGCCCTGGCTGGGCACGGGCTTCCGCCGTGTCCGAGTCGGAGGCCTGGAGATCGAGGAAGCCGCCCAGTACGCAGAAGACCTTCTCGCCCCGTATCCGGACACCCGCAAGAGCCGGGAATCGCGGGCGTTCGGCGAGGTCATGCAATGGCTGGACGGCCATCCACTCAGCATGCGGCTCGTGCTGCCCCATCTGGACACCACCGCTGCGCGCGATCTCCTGGAAGGCCTTCAGGGCGTCAAGGCATTGCCGGGGGAAGACGATGGAGGGCGCACCACGTCGTTACCGGCCAGCATCGCGTACTCCTTCGATCACCTGCCCGGCGACGACCAGCGGGCGATGAACGTACTCAGCCTGCTGCACGGCGTCGCCGATGCCGACGTGCTGCGGGCTTTCTCCGCGGTGCCGGAGCTTCCCGAGCAGTTTCGCGACCGCACCGCAGACGAATGGGAGCAACTGCTGGAGCGGGCAGCCGCTGTGGGCCTGCTCGTACCGCTGAGGTCGAGGATGTATCGGATACATCCAGCGCTGCCTGCCTGCCTGGCCGCCCGATGGAAATCCGAAGCCGGCGCCGCCTACGGGGACCAGCGAACTGCCGCTGTTCTTGGGCTCCTCAGCGCCCATTCATCCTTCAGCACCTGGCTCAGCGATCAACTGGGCAGCGGAGATGCCCAGTTGGCCATGGCACTCCTCACGCTGCATCACAGGATGCTGGGAAACATGCTCGGATACTCCCTCGACCACCATCTTTGGGAGCACGCGCACGCTCTGGTCCAGGCGTTGGATGAACACTGGAAGATGCGGGGGCTGGATGAGGAGGCACGTGGATGGCTCGACCGCGTGAGGCTTGCCGTAGAGGCACCGGACGGCACCCCGCCTGACCTGAGCACAGTCGCAGGTACTCTCTGGGGGTTTGCGGTTGGCTCCCAAGCCAACCGAGCACTTCGGGCTGGACAACTCGACGATGCCGAAAGCGCATATCGTGCAATTCTCCGAGCCCTGGAAGACGGTCACGGGTCCCCTGCACAGCGCAGAGAAATTGCTGCCACCTACCACCAGCTGGGCGCCGTTGCCCAGGACCGCGGGCGACTGGAGGAGGCAGAGGAGTGGTACCGCAAATCCCTCACCATTGAGGAGGAACTCCGCAACCGCCCCGGCATGGCCACCAGCTACCACCAGCTAGGCCGGGTCGCCCAGGACCGCGGGCGACTGGAGGAGGCCGAGGAGTGGTACCGCAAATCCCTCACCATCAAGGAGGAACTCCACAACCGCCCCGCTATGGCCTCCACCTACCATCAACTGGGCAGCGTCGCCCAGGACCGCGGGCAACTGGACGAGGCAGAGGAGTGGTACCGCAAATCCCTCACCATCAAGGAGGAACTCCACAACCGCCCCGGCAAGGCCACCAGCTACCACCAGCTAGGCCGGGTCGCCCAGGACCGCGGACGACTGGACGAGGCAGAGGAGTGGTACCGCAAATCCCTCACCATCAAGGAGGAACTCCACAACCGCCCCGCCATGGCCTCCACCTACCACCAACTGGGCGTAGTCACCCAGGACCGCGGACAGCTGGACGAGGCCGAGGAGTGGTACCGCAAATCCCTCACCATCAAGGAGGAACTCCACAACCGCCCCGGCATGGCCGCCAGCTACCACCAACTGGGCCTGGTCGCCCAGGACCGCGGACGACTAGACGAGGCAGAGGAGTGGTACCGCAAATCCCTCACCATTGAGGAGGAACTCCACAACCGCCCCGGCATGGCCGCCAGTTATGGGCAGTTAGGCCACCTTGCCGAAGCTCGGGGGCAGCATTCTGCAGCCTTGGAATGGACTGTCCAGTGCGTGGCGCTGTTCGAGGAGTTCCCGCACCCTGCGACCGGCCCCGGACCACATCACCTCAGTCGTTTGTCCCAGGAGTTAGGTATCGAGGCCCTGGAGCGAGCCTGGCAGAGCATTACAGGTAAGCCCCTGCCCCTTCAAGTGCGTCAATACATCCTCGCTTCTCCGCCCTCTGCCGACTGA